The following DNA comes from Thermogemmatispora onikobensis.
CATAGACCCCTTCATGCAGATGCAGGCTGGGAATCTCCCCCGCCACCCTCTGTACCAGGGTCCGCAGCTCCTCATCGTAGGCCGCCGTCATGGCTGGGAAACGTACCCCGAGCCGCTCATCGTGAGGACCACGCAGCGGATGCCAGCCCGCCAACCCGGGCAGATTGATGTGATCGCGAATCAGCATGAAATCGCCGGGCTGATAGGCTGGATTCAAGGCGCCCGCCGCATTGGTCACCACAAGCACCTGGGCCCCCAGACGCGCCATCACCCGCACAGGCAGGGTGATCTCCTGCGGTGTATAGCCCTCGTAGAGATGCAGCCGCCCCTGCATGGCTACCAACGCTACCCCCTCCAGCTGTCCCAATATCAAGCGACCAGCATGGCCCGCCACTGTCGACGAGGGCCAATGCGGCAGCTGAGCATAAGGAATGGCAGCTGTGGCCTCTACCGCTTCGGCCAGCTCGCCCAGACCTGACCCCAAAATCAGGGCGACCTGGGGCACCAACGGAGAGCGCTCCTGGATTACCGCCACAGCCTCCTCGACCTGGTCGTACAACATAGTGCTATCCTCGTCGCATCAGCAAAGAATCGTGTCCCTCAGACGCTCCCCAGCCCTTTGAGGGTCCTGCTTCTCTCGATAGGTGAGCATATTCCAATAATGCCTGTACACCCTGTGGCTCGCTGCTCCGCTTGATAGCCAGCAGCATCAAGGACTGACGCAACTGACAGGGCGTCAGCTCGGCGATGCCAGCACGCTGAGCGTAGTTCCTCACCACCAGCCAGAAGCCCTGGCGAGTCAGCCTCCGCCCATGATGGTTCACAAAGAGGCCAGGCTCCTCGGGATGATGGCGAGCCAGATAAGGGCGCGAGCGCAGCAGATATTGCTCCAGCGCCATAATGGCCTGCGAGGTCAGCGGGCACTCGCGCACGCACCCATCGCCACGCGGATAGACCAGCGAGCCACAGAGGCGATCGAAACAGCCCACATCGAGGGCCACGAGATCAGTGAGGTGCATCCCCGTTGCATAGAGCACCTGCACCATTGCCAGATCGCGCATGCCCGTTGGCGTGAACGGCGGAATCTGCTCCAGCAGACGCATGAGCTGCTCAGCCGAAAGCACCGGGAAGGTGGTCCTGAGAGCACGGGGAGCTGGCACCGCCTCCAGCGGATTCCTCTCCAATAGCCCCAGGCTTTTAAGATGGCGAAAAAAGGTTTTGAGCGCGGCCAGCTTGCGGCTGATCGTCGTGGGCTGATAGGCGCGCACCTGGCGCATCTCCTCTAGATAGGCCCGAATATCCTCGCTCTCCACCTCCGACCAGTGTCGGCGTTGCCGCTGTTGCGCTAGAAACGAGGAGAACTGAGAGAGATCGTTGCGATAGGCCGCCACCGTGTGGTGATTGATTCCAGCGCCCCTCTCAGCCAGAGTGGCGAGATAGGCATCCACAGCTTCTTGCAACATTGCGACATATCCCCTACCCAGAAATGAGAAAGCAGTGCACCTACCACCATCTTCTCGTCTCGTC
Coding sequences within:
- a CDS encoding tyrosine-type recombinase/integrase, whose protein sequence is MLQEAVDAYLATLAERGAGINHHTVAAYRNDLSQFSSFLAQQRQRRHWSEVESEDIRAYLEEMRQVRAYQPTTISRKLAALKTFFRHLKSLGLLERNPLEAVPAPRALRTTFPVLSAEQLMRLLEQIPPFTPTGMRDLAMVQVLYATGMHLTDLVALDVGCFDRLCGSLVYPRGDGCVRECPLTSQAIMALEQYLLRSRPYLARHHPEEPGLFVNHHGRRLTRQGFWLVVRNYAQRAGIAELTPCQLRQSLMLLAIKRSSEPQGVQALLEYAHLSREAGPSKGWGASEGHDSLLMRRG
- a CDS encoding purine-nucleoside phosphorylase, which encodes MLYDQVEEAVAVIQERSPLVPQVALILGSGLGELAEAVEATAAIPYAQLPHWPSSTVAGHAGRLILGQLEGVALVAMQGRLHLYEGYTPQEITLPVRVMARLGAQVLVVTNAAGALNPAYQPGDFMLIRDHINLPGLAGWHPLRGPHDERLGVRFPAMTAAYDEELRTLVQRVAGEIPSLHLHEGVYVMVSGPSYETPAELRFLRQIGGDAVGMSTVPEVIVARHMGLRVLGLSLITNSATGSEGQPVDHGEVLATAAAASSRFVLLIRGVLRELAQMLQGRAEQASE